The proteins below are encoded in one region of Micromonospora sp. DSM 45708:
- a CDS encoding N,N-dimethylformamidase beta subunit family domain-containing protein codes for MVRLRRRTALGLLLGGASASALGPLEPVHGEHREGPPVRRQLPPVEVENHAAGEPWWPAEGGRAADDRRRQIQGYASTTSVAPGETIDFHVAVDPAGPFRITVHRIGWYAGAGARTLLTSPELAGGPQPVPSADPATGALDCRWPRSWRLRVPEGWASGLYQAVFTSADGWRAGTPFVVRDDRRAAALCVVLPVTTWQAYNQWPRDRRAGRSLYNGYRPNGRRAPELRARAVSFDRPYAGAGLPTQADRDQDAIRWLERNRYDVSYATSFDLHSGRLDPARHRGLVFCGHDEYWSAEMRRAVETGLAGGTSLAFLGANSVYWHVRVGTATDGRPERLVECAKTRPDPGEDAAGPTVTWRDLGQPEQALLGVQYNGIVLTPQPLVVRSADHWVWAGTGVADGDRIPGVVAGEADGLNAGVPRPGGTMLSSSPYPAQQGGRRLQGSHVHETPQGAVVFATGTLGWTMALDRRGHRDPRIERATANVLDRMVARDRSA; via the coding sequence ATGGTCCGACTCCGCCGACGTACCGCGCTCGGCCTCCTCCTCGGCGGCGCGTCCGCCTCCGCGCTCGGCCCCCTCGAACCGGTGCACGGCGAGCACCGCGAGGGCCCACCGGTCCGGCGACAGCTCCCGCCGGTCGAGGTCGAGAACCACGCGGCGGGCGAGCCCTGGTGGCCGGCGGAGGGCGGCCGGGCCGCCGACGACCGGCGGCGTCAGATCCAGGGGTACGCGTCGACGACGAGCGTCGCCCCCGGCGAGACGATCGACTTCCACGTCGCGGTCGACCCGGCCGGCCCGTTCCGGATCACCGTGCACCGGATCGGCTGGTACGCCGGTGCCGGTGCCCGCACGTTGCTGACCAGTCCCGAGCTGGCCGGCGGGCCGCAGCCGGTGCCATCCGCCGACCCGGCCACCGGCGCGCTCGACTGTCGATGGCCGCGCTCCTGGCGCCTGCGCGTGCCCGAGGGCTGGGCCTCCGGCCTCTACCAGGCGGTCTTCACCTCGGCCGACGGCTGGCGGGCGGGCACCCCCTTCGTGGTGCGCGACGACCGGCGGGCCGCCGCGCTCTGCGTGGTGCTGCCGGTGACCACCTGGCAGGCCTACAACCAGTGGCCCCGCGACCGGCGGGCCGGCCGGAGCCTCTACAACGGCTACCGCCCGAACGGGCGACGCGCCCCCGAGCTACGGGCCCGGGCGGTCTCCTTCGACCGTCCGTACGCCGGCGCGGGCCTGCCCACCCAGGCCGACCGCGACCAGGACGCGATCCGGTGGCTGGAACGCAACCGCTACGACGTCAGCTACGCGACCAGCTTCGACCTGCACTCCGGTCGCCTCGACCCGGCCCGGCACCGGGGCCTGGTGTTCTGCGGGCACGACGAGTACTGGTCGGCGGAGATGCGCCGGGCCGTGGAGACCGGGCTGGCCGGCGGCACCAGCCTCGCCTTCCTCGGCGCGAACAGCGTCTACTGGCACGTGCGCGTGGGCACCGCCACGGACGGCCGGCCGGAACGCCTGGTCGAGTGCGCCAAGACCCGACCCGACCCGGGCGAGGACGCCGCCGGCCCCACTGTCACCTGGCGCGACCTCGGCCAGCCGGAGCAGGCGCTGCTCGGCGTGCAGTACAACGGCATCGTGCTCACCCCGCAGCCGCTCGTGGTGCGCTCGGCCGACCACTGGGTGTGGGCCGGCACCGGAGTGGCCGACGGGGACCGCATCCCCGGCGTGGTGGCCGGCGAGGCGGACGGGCTGAACGCGGGCGTCCCCCGGCCCGGCGGGACCATGCTCAGCTCGTCGCCGTACCCGGCGCAGCAGGGCGGCCGGCGCCTCCAGGGCAGCCACGTCCACGAAACACCGCAGGGCGCGGTCGTCTTCGCCACCGGCACGCTCGGCTGGACGATGGCGCTGGACCGGCGCGGCCACCGCGATCCACGGATCGAGCGGGCCACCGCCAACGTGCTCGACCGGATGGTCGCCCGGGACCGGTCGGCGTAG
- a CDS encoding type IV toxin-antitoxin system AbiEi family antitoxin domain-containing protein gives MGDLDEARRVAVRQGGFVTAAQALLLGFSRDQIRHLVRSGRWIRVSRGCYLPFSEPPAAALRRARVRAAVASLGPGAVAVLGTAAELHGIDGLWSTGAIHVSVPPDRPHVQRRAEPGLVMHQLTLDAADIGRFDGVPATTPVRTVADLVRREDRFSAVSVLDSALNRQLLTEADLLLILARVAGRSGAVAARRHVAEADGRAQSPLETRTRLRCVDGGVPPDALQLHVRDDDGHLLGIGDMAWRSARVIAEADGRSPHGIPQAVYADRFRQNRLTNAGWRVLRFTWADTLRPDYIPATVRQALGRTR, from the coding sequence GTGGGCGATCTCGACGAAGCGAGGCGGGTCGCCGTCCGGCAGGGCGGCTTCGTGACGGCGGCGCAGGCGTTGCTTCTGGGCTTCAGCCGGGACCAGATCCGGCACCTGGTTCGCTCCGGCCGGTGGATACGGGTCTCGCGCGGTTGCTACCTGCCGTTTTCTGAGCCTCCCGCGGCAGCCTTGCGACGCGCCCGGGTCCGTGCCGCCGTCGCGAGCCTGGGGCCGGGAGCGGTAGCCGTGCTGGGCACCGCCGCCGAGCTGCACGGCATCGACGGTCTCTGGTCGACGGGGGCGATCCACGTCTCCGTGCCGCCTGATCGTCCACACGTGCAACGTCGGGCGGAGCCGGGGCTGGTGATGCACCAACTGACACTGGACGCGGCGGATATCGGCCGGTTCGACGGCGTGCCGGCCACCACCCCCGTGCGCACGGTGGCCGACCTCGTTCGACGCGAGGATCGCTTCTCGGCGGTGTCTGTCCTGGACTCCGCGCTCAACCGCCAGCTCCTGACCGAGGCCGATCTGCTCCTGATACTCGCGCGCGTTGCGGGACGTAGCGGAGCGGTCGCCGCCCGCAGGCACGTCGCCGAGGCCGACGGGCGGGCCCAGTCCCCGCTGGAGACCCGCACCCGGCTCCGATGCGTCGACGGTGGTGTGCCGCCGGATGCCCTGCAACTGCACGTCCGGGACGACGACGGTCACCTGCTCGGCATCGGCGACATGGCCTGGCGCAGTGCACGCGTGATCGCGGAGGCGGACGGCCGGAGTCCGCACGGGATCCCGCAGGCGGTCTACGCGGATCGGTTCCGCCAGAACCGCCTCACCAACGCCGGCTGGCGCGTCCTCCGCTTCACCTGGGCCGACACCCTCCGGCCCGACTACATTCCGGCCACGGTCCGGCAAGCCCTCGGCCGCACCCGTTGA
- a CDS encoding LOG family protein, producing the protein MPTPPPADVIEPHAPHVDEVQTRTEFDHRLAGGTLAGLTVQGLRLDLDPVPDLRDVDVAGTLFVGCRFADREVGADLVRRGANVVPPFSGLPYPTQPSHLYTADELAAGFAEGGFTEMYDTRVYAHFRAHGGALPDVREALGQRLHDHGVDNALADATRSWLAAHGPQSVVGVMGGHAVPRGSAAYRMAAVLGWELARADRLVVTGGGPGVMEAANLGAFLAAWPADELAAAIDVLATAPDFTDHDRYTAAALAVRKRYADGPSLPTPRPAAPDTGWARSGGLAIPTWLYGHEPANLFAGRIAKYFSNAIREDTILRLARGGIVFAPGRAGTVQEVFQAATKTFYGTDGASGAYVFLDRAFWTTELPVESLLRPLFAASPFGDLSRTIHLTDDVREAVALLVK; encoded by the coding sequence GTGCCGACCCCACCACCCGCGGACGTCATCGAGCCGCACGCGCCCCACGTCGACGAGGTCCAGACCCGGACCGAGTTCGATCACCGGCTGGCCGGGGGGACCCTCGCCGGCCTGACCGTGCAGGGGCTCCGCCTCGACCTGGACCCGGTCCCGGACCTGCGCGACGTCGACGTCGCCGGCACGCTCTTCGTGGGTTGCCGGTTCGCCGACCGCGAGGTGGGCGCGGACCTGGTCCGCCGGGGCGCCAACGTCGTCCCGCCGTTCTCCGGGCTGCCCTACCCGACCCAGCCGTCCCACCTCTACACCGCCGACGAGCTGGCCGCCGGCTTCGCCGAGGGCGGGTTCACCGAGATGTACGACACCCGGGTGTACGCGCACTTCCGGGCGCACGGCGGCGCGCTGCCGGACGTCCGCGAGGCGCTCGGCCAGCGGCTGCACGACCACGGCGTGGACAACGCGCTGGCCGACGCGACCCGGTCGTGGCTGGCCGCGCACGGGCCGCAGTCCGTGGTGGGCGTGATGGGTGGGCACGCGGTGCCGCGCGGCAGCGCCGCGTACCGGATGGCGGCGGTGCTGGGTTGGGAGCTGGCGCGGGCCGACCGGCTGGTGGTGACCGGCGGCGGGCCGGGCGTGATGGAGGCGGCGAACCTCGGCGCGTTCCTCGCGGCCTGGCCGGCCGACGAGCTGGCCGCCGCGATCGACGTGCTGGCCACCGCGCCGGACTTCACCGACCACGACCGGTACACGGCGGCGGCGCTGGCCGTGCGCAAGCGGTACGCGGACGGCCCGTCGCTGCCCACGCCCCGGCCGGCGGCGCCGGACACCGGGTGGGCCCGCTCCGGCGGCCTGGCCATCCCCACCTGGCTGTACGGCCACGAACCGGCGAACCTGTTCGCCGGGCGGATCGCGAAGTACTTCTCCAACGCCATCCGCGAGGACACCATCCTGCGGCTGGCCCGGGGCGGGATCGTGTTCGCGCCCGGCCGGGCCGGCACCGTGCAGGAGGTGTTCCAGGCCGCCACCAAGACGTTCTACGGCACCGACGGGGCGAGCGGCGCGTACGTCTTCCTCGACCGCGCGTTCTGGACCACCGAGCTGCCGGTGGAGTCGCTGCTGCGGCCACTCTTCGCCGCCTCCCCGTTCGGCGACCTGTCCCGCACGATCCACCTCACCGACGACGTCCGCGAGGCGGTCGCGCTGCTGGTGAAGTGA
- the fbaA gene encoding class II fructose-bisphosphate aldolase, protein MPIASPEAYAEMLDRAKAGRYAYPAINVTSSQTLNAALKGFADAESDGIIQVSTGGAEYLSGPSIKDMVTGATAFAAYAHEVAKKYPVTVALHTDHCPKDKLDKFVRPLMAISQERVKNGQEPLFQSHMWDGSAVPVAENLEIAEQLLAEAAKGKIVLEIEVGVVGGEEDGVENAINDKLYTTVDDGLAMVEALGLGEKGRYMAALTFGNVHGVYKPGNVKLRPEVLKQIQDAVGAKYGKEKPLSLVFHGGSGSLLSEIREALDYGVVKMNIDTDTQYTFSRPVADHMFRNYDGVLKVDGEVGNKKLYDPRVWGKAAEAGMAARVVEACEHLRSTGTTMK, encoded by the coding sequence ATGCCCATCGCTTCCCCCGAGGCTTACGCGGAGATGCTGGACCGGGCCAAGGCCGGCCGGTACGCGTACCCCGCGATCAACGTGACCTCCTCCCAGACGCTGAACGCGGCGCTCAAGGGCTTCGCCGACGCGGAGAGCGACGGCATCATCCAGGTCTCCACCGGCGGCGCGGAATACCTCTCCGGCCCGTCGATCAAGGACATGGTGACCGGCGCGACCGCGTTCGCCGCGTACGCGCACGAGGTGGCCAAGAAGTACCCGGTGACCGTCGCGCTGCACACCGACCACTGCCCGAAGGACAAGCTGGACAAGTTCGTCCGGCCGCTGATGGCCATCTCGCAGGAGCGGGTCAAGAACGGCCAGGAGCCGCTGTTCCAGTCGCACATGTGGGACGGCTCGGCCGTGCCGGTGGCGGAGAACCTGGAGATCGCCGAGCAGCTCCTCGCCGAGGCCGCCAAGGGCAAGATCGTCCTGGAGATCGAGGTCGGCGTCGTCGGTGGCGAGGAGGACGGCGTCGAGAACGCCATCAACGACAAGCTCTACACCACCGTGGACGACGGCCTGGCCATGGTCGAGGCGCTGGGCCTGGGCGAGAAGGGCCGCTACATGGCGGCGCTGACCTTCGGCAACGTGCACGGCGTCTACAAGCCGGGCAACGTGAAGCTCCGTCCCGAGGTGCTCAAGCAGATCCAGGACGCGGTCGGTGCCAAGTACGGCAAGGAGAAGCCGCTCAGCCTGGTCTTCCACGGCGGTTCCGGCTCGCTGCTGTCGGAGATCCGGGAGGCGCTGGACTACGGCGTGGTGAAGATGAACATCGACACCGACACCCAGTACACGTTCTCCCGCCCGGTCGCGGACCACATGTTCCGCAACTACGACGGCGTGCTGAAGGTCGACGGCGAGGTCGGCAACAAGAAGCTGTACGACCCGCGCGTCTGGGGCAAGGCCGCCGAGGCCGGCATGGCCGCCCGCGTGGTCGAGGCCTGCGAGCACCTGCGCTCCACCGGCACCACCATGAAGTAG
- a CDS encoding DUF3151 domain-containing protein, producing the protein MQNLLPEPPATLLPVSEEADAALAAAAEQGTDEAYAEVAARFPTYSAGWAALAGRALTADQVVPAYAYARTGYHRGLDQLRRSGWKGHGPVPWSHAPNQGFLRCLYVLSRAAGEIGEADEAARCAQFLRDCDPAAGDALASD; encoded by the coding sequence ATGCAGAACCTGTTGCCAGAGCCACCGGCCACCCTGCTCCCGGTCTCCGAGGAGGCCGACGCCGCGCTCGCCGCCGCGGCCGAGCAGGGCACCGACGAGGCGTACGCCGAGGTCGCGGCCCGCTTCCCGACCTACAGCGCGGGCTGGGCGGCGCTGGCCGGCCGCGCGCTCACCGCGGACCAGGTCGTCCCGGCCTACGCGTACGCGCGCACCGGCTACCACCGGGGGCTGGACCAGCTCCGCCGCAGCGGCTGGAAGGGCCACGGCCCGGTGCCCTGGTCGCACGCGCCCAACCAGGGCTTCCTCCGCTGCCTCTACGTGCTCTCCCGGGCCGCCGGCGAGATCGGCGAGGCGGACGAGGCGGCCCGCTGCGCCCAGTTCCTCCGCGACTGCGACCCGGCTGCCGGGGACGCGCTGGCCAGCGACTGA
- a CDS encoding MinD/ParA family ATP-binding protein, whose amino-acid sequence MVHENDDRAHVAGRPQVPERDIEPLWPPEEIDGMVTAPPWAAPAQPVVPPWPLPSTDAPVPSPQAAPAPVPGQAGPPAPAWVTPAAAPAAGPDTTAARPDDSNPAPTRADGGGDVPASGRAESPWAQPPQRVASEAAGSTDGPTAAGPTAAGRTDAGATGGDAPLAAGAPVGAGPAVGFAPVGPASVDGPQPPGVPTEQSPPRLGPFPPSPGVPLPPYGDGAAYPPAAYPPQPGQPGWYPPGWSPQPGGPSEAGGPPPANGPVQAGGPQHVGAPPRTGGPVQAGLPPHAGMPHPGVPAQTPQPQTSAPPAAGPAYPQASAPPTTGPAYPQASAPPAAGPAAPPATGPVYPPVPGPPRQPAVPPGVYPEQGWPAPQVVPPTAEDFARRRQVRPVDPVATMGVRAVVNRIGLVRLAPGRHEQEMKRDIEMVRRNFGGLRQVTVVNPKGGAGKTVAILLLAMTFGQKRGGYVLAWDNNETQGTLGMRAQQDFHARTVRDMLRDLGQFQGAQGRVGDLSQYVRSQGEGMFDVLASDESATGGEMLTAAAFAEIRDVVSRFYKLIFVDTGNNVRAQNWQAAMDATDQLVVTMSARNDSAETAARMLDHLEQSGRQRLVRQAVTVVSMPPSRKEIDLPAIQAHFAARTRAVLLAPYERLIDTGEPLRYGQLSAATRDAWLKIAASVAEGL is encoded by the coding sequence GTGGTGCACGAGAACGACGACCGCGCCCACGTGGCGGGCCGACCGCAGGTGCCGGAGCGGGACATCGAGCCGCTCTGGCCGCCCGAGGAGATCGACGGGATGGTCACCGCGCCGCCGTGGGCGGCACCGGCCCAGCCGGTCGTGCCACCCTGGCCGCTCCCGTCGACCGACGCCCCGGTTCCGTCGCCGCAGGCCGCCCCGGCTCCCGTCCCGGGCCAGGCCGGACCACCGGCACCGGCGTGGGTCACCCCGGCAGCCGCCCCGGCGGCCGGGCCCGACACCACCGCGGCGCGTCCGGACGACAGCAATCCGGCCCCGACGCGGGCGGACGGCGGCGGTGACGTCCCGGCGAGCGGACGCGCCGAGTCGCCGTGGGCGCAGCCACCGCAGCGCGTCGCCAGCGAGGCCGCCGGCTCGACGGACGGCCCCACCGCCGCCGGTCCGACGGCAGCCGGACGGACGGACGCCGGAGCCACCGGCGGCGACGCGCCCCTCGCCGCCGGTGCGCCGGTGGGCGCGGGGCCGGCCGTCGGCTTCGCGCCGGTCGGTCCGGCGTCCGTGGACGGTCCGCAGCCGCCGGGCGTGCCGACCGAGCAGTCCCCGCCCAGGCTCGGCCCGTTCCCGCCGTCGCCGGGCGTGCCGTTGCCGCCGTACGGCGACGGCGCGGCCTACCCGCCGGCCGCCTACCCGCCGCAGCCCGGCCAGCCGGGCTGGTATCCGCCGGGGTGGTCGCCGCAGCCCGGTGGGCCGTCGGAGGCGGGCGGACCGCCACCGGCGAACGGACCGGTCCAGGCGGGCGGACCGCAACACGTCGGCGCACCGCCCCGGACGGGCGGGCCGGTCCAGGCCGGGCTGCCGCCGCACGCCGGAATGCCGCACCCGGGCGTACCGGCACAGACACCGCAGCCGCAAACGTCCGCGCCACCGGCAGCCGGACCGGCGTACCCGCAGGCGTCCGCGCCACCGACGACCGGACCGGCGTACCCGCAGGCGTCCGCGCCACCGGCAGCCGGGCCGGCCGCGCCACCGGCGACCGGGCCGGTGTACCCGCCGGTGCCCGGGCCGCCGCGCCAGCCCGCCGTGCCGCCCGGGGTGTACCCGGAGCAGGGCTGGCCGGCGCCGCAGGTGGTGCCGCCGACGGCGGAGGACTTCGCCCGGCGGCGTCAGGTCCGGCCGGTCGACCCGGTGGCCACCATGGGCGTCCGCGCGGTGGTGAACCGGATCGGGCTGGTCCGGCTCGCGCCCGGCCGGCACGAGCAGGAGATGAAGCGCGACATCGAGATGGTCCGCCGCAACTTCGGCGGGCTGCGCCAGGTGACAGTGGTCAACCCGAAGGGCGGCGCCGGCAAGACGGTGGCCATCCTGCTGCTCGCCATGACGTTCGGCCAGAAGCGCGGCGGGTACGTGCTGGCCTGGGACAACAACGAGACCCAGGGCACCCTCGGCATGCGGGCCCAGCAGGACTTCCACGCCCGTACGGTGCGCGACATGCTGCGCGACCTGGGCCAGTTCCAGGGTGCGCAGGGGCGCGTCGGCGACCTGTCGCAGTACGTCCGCTCGCAGGGCGAGGGGATGTTCGACGTACTCGCCTCGGACGAGTCGGCGACCGGCGGCGAGATGCTGACCGCCGCCGCGTTCGCCGAGATCCGGGACGTGGTCAGCCGCTTCTACAAGCTGATCTTCGTGGACACCGGGAACAACGTCCGGGCGCAGAACTGGCAGGCCGCCATGGACGCCACCGACCAGTTGGTGGTCACCATGTCGGCGCGGAACGACTCGGCCGAGACCGCCGCCCGGATGCTGGACCACCTGGAGCAGAGCGGCCGGCAGCGGCTGGTCCGGCAGGCGGTCACGGTGGTCTCCATGCCGCCGTCCCGAAAGGAGATCGACCTGCCGGCCATCCAGGCCCACTTCGCCGCCCGTACCCGGGCGGTGCTGCTGGCGCCGTACGAGCGGCTCATCGACACCGGCGAGCCGCTGCGCTACGGCCAGCTCTCCGCCGCCACCCGCGACGCCTGGCTGAAGATCGCCGCGTCGGTGGCGGAAGGGCTGTAG
- a CDS encoding diacylglycerol kinase family protein, with product MYDVVLLTLGSERDAPGAGCGSGGACCGGEVDTVAAAGEERCETPRVPVLACADALTAAGARVTTVTARSDAEIDEVLARLDGPPRPDGLTWPDPDGKTRLIVATASDGQLRAVLRRLVRRYAPPPSRRPADLPENRTLPDLPPVGVLPLDPARSGTARDLAAQLGLPRDPAAVATAVLEGTARRLDLLRNDGGSVTLDGALLGAADDAGRPLHWRARVEVDGAVLSDGTEPITACAIGNAGGYARLGEVTLLADPDPTDGRIAVGVAVPVVTRSALGRKKVRLEVRRARGRAVAVVPRDDRVPFLDDGVEGELSRKRSWWTEPGAWAVWTG from the coding sequence GTGTACGACGTGGTGCTGCTCACCCTCGGCTCGGAGCGGGACGCTCCCGGCGCGGGCTGCGGCAGTGGCGGAGCCTGCTGCGGCGGCGAGGTCGACACCGTGGCGGCGGCCGGCGAGGAACGCTGCGAGACGCCGCGCGTACCGGTGCTGGCCTGCGCGGACGCGCTAACCGCCGCCGGCGCCCGGGTGACCACGGTGACCGCCCGGTCGGATGCCGAGATCGACGAGGTGCTGGCCCGTCTCGACGGCCCGCCCCGCCCCGACGGCCTCACCTGGCCGGACCCCGACGGCAAGACCCGGCTGATCGTCGCCACGGCCAGTGACGGCCAGTTGCGCGCCGTGCTGCGCCGGCTGGTCCGCCGGTACGCTCCGCCGCCCAGCCGCCGCCCCGCCGACCTGCCGGAGAACCGCACCCTGCCCGACCTGCCCCCGGTCGGGGTGCTCCCGCTCGATCCGGCGCGGTCCGGGACGGCGCGCGATCTGGCCGCGCAGCTCGGGCTGCCGCGTGACCCGGCGGCGGTGGCCACGGCGGTGCTGGAGGGCACGGCGCGCCGGCTGGACCTGCTGCGGAACGACGGTGGCTCGGTGACGCTCGACGGCGCGCTGCTCGGCGCGGCCGACGACGCCGGGCGACCGCTGCACTGGCGGGCCCGCGTCGAGGTCGACGGCGCGGTGCTCAGCGACGGCACCGAGCCGATCACGGCGTGTGCGATCGGCAACGCCGGCGGGTACGCGCGCCTCGGCGAGGTGACGCTGCTGGCCGACCCGGATCCGACCGACGGCCGGATCGCGGTGGGCGTGGCCGTGCCCGTGGTCACCCGATCCGCGTTGGGCCGGAAAAAGGTCCGGCTCGAGGTACGCCGGGCCCGGGGCCGGGCCGTGGCGGTCGTGCCCCGGGACGATCGGGTGCCCTTCCTCGACGACGGCGTCGAGGGTGAACTGAGCCGGAAACGGTCCTGGTGGACCGAGCCGGGCGCCTGGGCGGTCTGGACGGGCTGA
- the purD gene encoding phosphoribosylamine--glycine ligase has translation MRVLLVGGGGREHALALGLVRDPAVEALVAAPGNPGIAEVASLREVTPTDPAAVSALAVEVAADLVVVGPEAPLVAGVADAVRAKGIAVFGPGAEAARLEGSKTFAKDVMTAAGVPTARAYTCVDAAGVARALDEFGAPYVVKDDGLAAGKGVVVTGDRAVAERHAAECGRVVIEEFLDGPEVSLFVVTDGEAALPLLPAQDFKRVGDGDTGPNTGGMGAYAPLPWAPPGLVDDVMRDVVHPTLAELRRRGTPFAGLLYVGLAITAAGPRVIEFNARFGDPETQVVLALLETPLAGLLHAAATGTLGEHPPLRWRDGAAVTVVVAADGYPAGPRTGDVITGADRAGIIHAGTRRDPDGTLRSAGGRVLCGTATGPDLAAARDAAYRLVRGVELAGAHHRTDIAAAAVDGRITIPG, from the coding sequence GTGCGGGTTCTTTTGGTGGGTGGTGGGGGGCGGGAGCATGCGCTCGCGCTCGGGTTGGTTCGCGATCCGGCCGTCGAGGCGCTGGTGGCGGCTCCGGGTAATCCGGGGATCGCCGAGGTCGCCTCGCTGCGGGAGGTGACCCCCACCGATCCGGCGGCCGTGTCGGCGCTCGCCGTCGAGGTGGCCGCGGACCTGGTGGTCGTGGGTCCGGAGGCGCCGCTGGTGGCCGGCGTCGCGGACGCGGTACGCGCCAAGGGCATCGCGGTGTTCGGCCCCGGTGCCGAGGCGGCCCGGCTGGAGGGCTCGAAGACGTTCGCGAAGGACGTGATGACCGCCGCCGGCGTGCCGACCGCCCGCGCGTACACCTGCGTCGACGCGGCGGGCGTGGCGCGGGCGCTGGACGAGTTCGGTGCGCCCTACGTGGTGAAGGACGACGGGCTCGCCGCCGGCAAGGGCGTGGTCGTCACCGGCGACCGGGCGGTCGCCGAGCGGCACGCCGCCGAGTGCGGCCGGGTGGTGATCGAGGAGTTCCTCGACGGTCCCGAGGTCTCGCTCTTCGTGGTCACCGACGGCGAGGCGGCGCTGCCGCTGCTGCCGGCACAGGACTTCAAGCGCGTCGGCGACGGCGACACCGGGCCGAACACCGGCGGCATGGGCGCGTACGCGCCGCTGCCGTGGGCGCCGCCGGGCCTGGTCGACGACGTGATGCGCGACGTGGTGCACCCGACGCTGGCCGAGTTGCGCCGCCGGGGCACCCCGTTCGCCGGCCTGCTCTACGTGGGCCTGGCGATCACCGCCGCCGGTCCGCGCGTGATCGAGTTCAACGCGCGTTTCGGCGACCCGGAGACCCAGGTGGTGCTCGCCCTGCTGGAGACGCCGTTGGCCGGGCTGCTGCACGCCGCCGCCACCGGCACGCTGGGCGAGCACCCGCCGCTGCGGTGGCGCGACGGCGCGGCGGTCACCGTCGTGGTCGCGGCCGACGGCTACCCGGCGGGCCCGCGTACCGGTGACGTGATCACCGGCGCGGACCGCGCCGGGATCATCCACGCCGGGACCCGCCGGGACCCCGACGGCACGTTGCGTTCCGCGGGCGGCCGGGTCCTCTGCGGTACGGCCACCGGCCCGGACCTGGCCGCCGCGCGCGACGCCGCCTACCGGTTGGTACGCGGCGTCGAGCTGGCCGGCGCCCACCACCGCACCGACATCGCGGCGGCGGCGGTGGACGGACGGATCACGATCCCGGGCTGA
- a CDS encoding adenylosuccinate synthase encodes MPAIVLLGAQWGDEGKGKVTDLLGERVDYVVRYSGGNNAGHTVITPDGQKYALHLMPSGALSPSAMIVIGNGVVVDPKVLLQEIDGLAERGVDVSRLRISGDAHLIMPHHRALDRVVERYLGSARIGTTGRGIGPAYGDKVARMGIRLQDLLDPGILRKKLELALREKNQLLFKIYNRKAIDVDETVEEYLQYAERLRPYIAETRVMLWDALDRGETVLLEGAQATMLDMDHGTYPFVTSSNPTAGGACVGAGIPPTAITKVIAVSKAYTTRVGSGPFPTELFDDNGQHLRKVGHEYGTTTGRERRCGWFDAVVARYACRLNGVTDLVVTKLDVLTGLAKVPICIGYEINGERFDDMPMTQTDFHHATPIYEELDGWWEDITKARTEDELPENARRYIARIEELTGTRVSVVGVGPGRDENVLRHPLLP; translated from the coding sequence ATGCCAGCGATCGTGCTCCTCGGCGCCCAATGGGGCGACGAGGGCAAGGGCAAGGTTACCGACCTGCTGGGTGAGCGGGTCGACTACGTCGTGCGCTACTCCGGCGGCAACAACGCCGGCCACACGGTGATCACGCCGGATGGTCAGAAGTACGCGCTGCACCTGATGCCGTCCGGCGCCCTCTCGCCGAGCGCGATGATCGTCATCGGCAACGGTGTGGTGGTCGACCCCAAGGTGCTGCTACAGGAGATCGACGGGCTCGCCGAGCGCGGCGTGGACGTCTCCCGGCTGCGCATCTCCGGCGACGCGCACCTGATCATGCCGCACCACCGGGCGCTGGACCGGGTGGTCGAGCGCTACCTGGGCAGCGCCCGCATCGGCACCACCGGTCGGGGCATCGGCCCGGCGTACGGCGACAAGGTCGCCCGGATGGGCATCCGGCTCCAGGACCTGCTCGACCCGGGCATCCTGCGCAAGAAGCTGGAGCTGGCGCTCCGCGAGAAGAACCAGCTTCTGTTCAAGATCTACAACCGCAAGGCGATCGACGTCGACGAGACCGTCGAGGAGTACCTCCAGTACGCCGAGCGGCTGCGGCCGTACATCGCCGAGACCCGGGTCATGCTCTGGGACGCGCTGGACCGTGGCGAGACCGTGCTGCTGGAGGGCGCCCAGGCGACCATGCTCGACATGGACCACGGCACGTATCCGTTCGTCACCTCGTCGAACCCGACCGCCGGTGGCGCGTGCGTGGGCGCGGGCATCCCGCCGACCGCGATCACCAAGGTCATCGCGGTGAGCAAGGCGTACACCACCCGGGTCGGCTCCGGGCCGTTCCCGACCGAGCTGTTCGACGACAACGGGCAGCACCTGCGCAAGGTCGGCCACGAGTACGGCACCACCACCGGTCGCGAACGCCGGTGCGGCTGGTTCGACGCCGTGGTGGCCCGCTACGCCTGCCGCCTGAACGGCGTCACCGACCTGGTGGTGACCAAGCTGGACGTGCTCACCGGCCTGGCCAAGGTGCCGATCTGCATCGGCTACGAGATCAACGGCGAGCGGTTCGACGACATGCCGATGACGCAGACCGACTTCCACCACGCCACGCCGATCTACGAAGAGCTCGACGGCTGGTGGGAGGACATCACCAAGGCCCGGACCGAGGACGAACTCCCGGAGAACGCGCGGCGCTACATCGCCCGCATCGAGGAACTGACCGGCACCCGCGTCAGCGTCGTCGGAGTAGGCCCAGGCCGAGACGAAAACGTCCTCCGCCACCCCCTCCTCCCCTAA